From Pagrus major chromosome 2, Pma_NU_1.0, one genomic window encodes:
- the kcnj13 gene encoding inward rectifier potassium channel 13: MTTKSNSSVLGGKASSSPLLSSPPRQRLVTKDGHCALRPPLCPSSSWPGASGRAWLLALQDLWGLLVGLRWRWVLLAFCASFLAHWLLFACLWYLLAHLNGDLAVQDHDAPPQGHVVCVKHITSFTAAFSFSLETQLTIGYGTMFPSGDCPSAIALLAVQMLLGLMLEAFITGAFVAKIARPQKRAGAIQFSPQAVVGQHQGQTCLMLRATNLLQRPLVDVKVSAVLYEEHDGQALYQTSLDFHLDHLGQQPCPFFIFPLTFYHPLDRRSPLYPALCEGMSNHFELVVFLSALQEGTGDSCQKKTSYLRQEIQFDRRFVPALGLDARGRYMVSTQHFDTAHSKEPLNKDCVVQINGDGSDRME; the protein is encoded by the exons ATGACGACAAAATCCAACAGCAGTGTTCTAGGAGGCAAggcttcctcctcccctctcttgtCCTCTCCACCCCGCCAGCGCCTGGTCACCAAAGACGGACACTGTGCCCTTCGTCCACCTCTGTGCCCTTCAAGCTCATGGCCTGGGGCCTCGGGCAGAGCCTGGCTGCTGGCTCTGCAGGATCTTTGGGGACTGTTGGTTGGTCTGCGCTGGAGATGGGTGCTATTGGCCTTCTGTGCTTCCTTCCTGGCCCACTGGCTGCTGTTTGCCTGCCTATGGTACTTGCTAGCCCACCTCAATGGAGACCTGGCTGTGCAGGATCATGATGCCCCCCCGCAGGGGCATGTGGTTTGTGTGAAGCACATAACCAGCTTCACAGCTGCCTTTTCCTTCTCCCTGGAGACACAGTTGACAATCGGCTATGGCACTATGTTCCCCAGTGGGGACTGTCCAAGTGCTATAGCACTGCTGGCTGTGCAGATGCTGCTGGGGCTCATGCTGGAAGCATTCATCACAG GTGCATTCGTAGCCAAGATTGCACGCCCCCAGAAGCGTGCAGGAGCCATCCAATTCAGCCCCCAGGCAGTTGTGGGCCAACATCAGGGCCAGACGTGCCTCATGTTACGAGCCACCAACCTGCTGCAACGACCTCTGGTAGACGTAAAGGTGAGTGCTGTGCTCTACGAGGAGCATGACGGTCAGGCCCTGTACCAGACCTCTCTGGACTTCCACTTAGATCATCTGGGCCAGCAGCCCTGTCCTTTTTTCATCTTCCCACTCACCTTTTACCACCCCCTGGACCGCCGGAGCCCCCTCTATCCTGCCCTGTGTGAGGGCATGTCCAACCACTTTGAGTTGGTGGTCTTCCTGTCTGCTTTGCAGGAGGGAACTGGTGATTCCTGCCAGAAGAAGACCTCGTACCTGCGCCAAGAAATCCAGTTTGACCGTCGCTTTGTCCCCGCCTTAGGGCTGGATGCTCGTGGGAGATACATGGTGAGCACCCAGCATTTTGATACTGCTCACTCAAAGGAGCCTTTGAACAAGGACTGTGTGGTGCAGATCAATGGTGATGGCAGTGACAGGATGGAGTAA